A single genomic interval of Spinacia oleracea cultivar Varoflay chromosome 6, BTI_SOV_V1, whole genome shotgun sequence harbors:
- the LOC110787541 gene encoding F-box protein CPR1, whose protein sequence is MLRAKMAELPTHLITEILSKLPVKSLLRFRSVAKSWRTLIDGKYFINLHLKNALQNPTHHTLIIKDCFLQDGIIMTNEEPFLYTVDYPALKRATLMYHPFDIASFEVEIVGSCHGLICLADGEVTVIFNPTTRKHRVLPVSDVDIPGYAGKLPKTARIPYGFGYDHVNDDYKLVRIVEFFVKNSNIHFSEVKVYSLKSNSWRKVRDFPSEYYIGIGLCWASYLNGCLHWVAVKKSPEKPQFIISFDIGREVFKVVPQPKYDKVTSDMFVNLGVLDGCLRVMALYGRVRTDVWIMKEYGVEKSWTKLFSVTQRESLGLPVAYLKKSDSEEVLFEQDFKKLVWFDVKSKRAKTVKTRGLPWSFDSLVLVESLVSLEIHKKKKKPKKKRNDSVTRPEELQRELSSLLASLPEKVLCHIFSQLPVKTLLRVQLVCKTWYNLINGSDFIKMHLEVFRNCNSGSSLIVKGDRWLSVNAQLLDKAIDINHPLLCSDEYTDIVGSCNGLICLCNDQNFALWNPYTGKHEKIPSPGFHLEHASNVFHCLTHGFGYDPTADDYKVVSILQQHNRLKGGTMDIEVQVYSSKTKSRKQIQQFSYFVCYPCYGVFTSGALHWVARQNPDLYSSSNLVIAFDLGVEKCRVVTQPNYVDTDFHMSLGLLGGSLCFLCHYPKESFDLWVMTDYQTESWTKLVSISQPNVISCFEYMKPLAYSEDGSQVLFEQDNGKLLWYNLRKKAVTYVKVPALPKAFDTVMCSSSLVPIGNCTRNYQVIQEQPPKGCQISKNNKERRDLDGFLSKGFKLKL, encoded by the exons ATGCTGCGCGCAAAAATGGCGGAACTTCCGACGCATTTGATAACCGAAATTCTCTCGAAACTCCCTGTGAAATCCCTTCTACGCTTCCGAAGCGTCGCAAAATCATGGCGGACTTTGATCGACGGCAAATATTTCATCAATCTTCATCTGAAAAACGCCTTGCAAAACCCTACCCATCATACCCTGATAATCAAGGATTGTTTCTTGCAAGATGGTATTATTATGACTAATGAAGAGCCCTTCCTTTACACCGTAGACTATCCTGCACTGAAACGCGCCACTTTAATGTATCACCCCTTTGACATCGCATCTTTTGAGGTAGAGATTGTGGGTTCTTGTCATGGGTTGATTTGTTTGGCTGATGGGGAAGTGACGGTGATTTTCAACCCGACGACGAGAAAACACCGGGTTTTACCCGTTTCAGACGTCGATATTCCTGGGTATGCTGGTAAATTGCCTAAAACTGCTAGAATTCCTTATGGTTTTGGGTATGATCATGTTAATGATGATTATAAATTGGTGCGTATTGTTGAATTTTTTGTGAAAAATAGTAATATTCATTTTAGTGAAGTGAAGGTTTATAGTTTGAAATCTAATTCTTGGAGAAAGGTTAGGGATTTTCCTAGTGAATATTACATTGGTATTGGTTTGTGTTGGGCATCTTATCTCAATGGCTGTTTGCATTGGGTGGCGGTTAAAAAGTCACCGGAAAAGCCTCAATTTATCATTTCGTTCGATATTGGGAGGGAGGTTTTCAAGGTTGTGCCACAGCCTAAGTATGATAAGGTGACTTCTGATATGTTTGTTAATTTGGGGGTTTTAGATGGATGTCTTAGAGTAATGGCCCTTTATGGTAGAGTTCGTACTGATGTGTGGATTATGAAAGAGTATGGTGTGGAGAAATCTTGGACTAAGCTGTTTTCGGTTACTCAGAGGGAGAGTCTTGGTCTACCAGTGGCTTACTTGAAGAAAAGTGATTCTGAGGAGGTGCTCTTTGAGCAAGACTTTAAGAAGCTTGTGTGGTTTGATGTGAAGAGCAAAAGAGCCAAGACTGTGAAAACCCGTGGTTTGCCTTGGTCGTTTGACTCACTAGTGTTGGTGGAAAGCCTTGTTTCACTTGAGATTcacaagaaaaagaagaagcctAAAAAGAAGAG AAATGATTCAGTGACAAGGCCAGAGGAACTACAGAGAGAGCTGAGTAGTCTCTTAGCAAGCCTTCCAGAGAAGGTGCTTTGTCATATCTTTTCTCAGCTTCCTGTTAAGACCCTTTTGCGTGTTCAACTTGTTTGCAAGACATGGTACAATCTCATTAATGGGTCAGACTTTATTAAGATGCATCTTGAAGTTTTTAGGAACTGCAACAGTGGCTCGTCACTCATTGTCAAAGGGGATAGGTGGTTGTCGGTGAATGCTCAGCTGCTTGATAAAGCCATTGATATCAACCACCCACTTTTATGCAGTGATGAATATACTGATATAGTTGGCTCTTGTAATGGCTTGATCTGCTTGTGTAACGACCAGAACTTCGCCCTGTGGAATCCATATACTGGCAAACACGAGAAAATTCCTTCTCCTGGTTTTCATCTCGAGCATGCTTCTAACgtgttccattgcttaactcaTGGATTCGGCTATGATCCCACTGCTGATGACTACAAGGTAGTCTCTATTTTACAGCAGCACAACCGTTTGAAAGGTGGTACAATGGACATTGAAGTTCAAGTTTATAGTTCGAAAACCAAAAGTCGGAAACAGATACAGCAATTTTCTTACTTTGTTTGCTACCCATGCTATGGAGTTTTTACTAGTGGTGCGTTGCATTGGGTTGCACGCCAAAATCCCGATTTGTATAGTAGCTCGAATCTGGTCATAGCTTTTGATCTTGGAGTGGAGAAATGCAGGGTGGTTACACAGCCAAATTATGTTGACACAGATTTCCACATGAGTCTTGGTCTACTAGGAGGTAGTCTTTGTTTTCTCTGCCATTACCCTAAAGAAAGCTTTGATTTGTGGGTGATGACTGACTATCAGACTGAGTCATGGACAAAACTGGTCTCTATCTCGCAACCTAATGTAATCAGTTGTTTCGAGTACATGAAGCCGTTAGCATATTCAGAGGATGGTTCTCAAGTCCTTTTTGAGCAAGATAATGGAAAGCTGCTCTGGTATAACTTGAGAAAGAAAGCAGTTACATATGTCAAAGTGCCTGCCCTGCCTAAAGCTTTTGATACTGTGATGTGTTCAAGTAGTCTTGTTCCGATTGGCAATTGTACGAGGAATTACCAGGTTATCCAAGAGCAACCACCTAAGGGATGTCAAATCAGTAAAAACAATAAGGAAAG GCGTGATTTGGATGGTTTCTTATCAAAGGGATTCAAACTGAAACTTTGA